From a region of the Daphnia magna isolate NIES linkage group LG1, ASM2063170v1.1, whole genome shotgun sequence genome:
- the LOC116933186 gene encoding protein Mpv17, which yields MSTVSRIYNKILHKYPYGIQAVQTAILMGTGDFLSQAFVEKKDAKEYNFLRTVKFAGFGFFVAGPAIRGWYNILDHYIKSTSAKGVLLKVAADQLLFAPTFLVIFLSTMGTLNGESPQNIAARVEQDLPEILVTNWKVWPMVQMVNFYFVPLQHRVLVAQFVAVFWNTYLAFVTNRS from the exons ATGTCAACTGTTTCAAGAATATATAACAAAATCCTCCACAAATATCCTTACGGGATTCAGGCTGTTCAAACAg CAATTCTCATGGGAACGGGAGACTTCTTGTCTCAAGCATTCGTTGAAAAGAAAGATGCTAAGGAGTATAATTTCTTGAGAACAGTGAAATTTGCtggatttggtttttttgttgct GGACCTGCTATTCGGGGGTGGTATAATATCTTAGATCATTACATCAAATCTACGAGTGCAAAGGGTGTGCTTCTCAAAGTTGCAGCTGATCAGTTGTTATTTGCTCCAActtttcttgtaatttttcTAAGCACAATGGGAACCCTAAATGGGGAGAGTCCCCAAAACATAGCTGCCCGAGTAGAACAAGATCTTCCAGAAATTTTGGTCACCAATTGGAAG GTTTGGCCAATGGTACAGATGGTTAATTTCTATTTTGTACCTCTACAGCACAGGGTACTTGTTGCTCAATTTGTGGCAGTTTTTTGGAACACATATTTG gccTTTGTTACCAATCGTAGCTAG
- the LOC116933168 gene encoding surfeit locus protein 6 homolog → MSKSVASGKLDNRNSSSKKNSSGPVMAPAVLVNGKTENKNLKVSSKQNMKKMDPKNQDSDEKRGPIDLVALKKQLSSEDLFISSLLTNIPTQGVSTVQDLDSNKVGVDNNSSTQKIDAGNRASNPEELKERLAAKLSQFTGKKLDLSDKKMKTKLKRKLDKLEKKKLKRKNNKMRSKIAKLAQATKAASVSSTSALTESVKTEIPEPTVTSRPPKPIFNSEGRMVFSKFDFGELSTPSPILKKTTLDPKAAMIKIKKVKEKVKFLEAKGEVEKARSIEEKQAWEGALQRAEGVKVKDNVELLAKSIKKRDKIKSQSKKKWAERIEAQEKRKDDQQKKRKANIKKKKTEKKEHKLNKLAKKGKFIV, encoded by the exons ATGAGTAAATCTGTCGCAAGTGGAAAACTAGATAATAGGAACTCTTCTTCAAAAAAGAACTCTTCCGGTCCAGTGATGGCTCCGGCAGTTTTGGTAAATGGTAAAACGGAAAACAAGAACTTGAAAGTGTCGTCTAAacaaaatatgaagaaaatgGACCCAAAAAATCAAGATTCTGATGAAAAGAGAGGGCCCATTGACCTCGTCGCTCTTAAAAAGCAACTCTCTTCTGAAGACCTTTTCATTTCTAGCCTATTGACCAATATTCCAACTCAGGGTGTTTCTACAGTTCAAGATCTCGATAGTAACAAGGTTGGTGTTGACAACAATAGTTCTACACAAAAAATTGACGCCGGGAATCGTGCTTCCAATCCTGAAGAACTGAAAGAACGTCTAGCAGCTAAGCTCTCACAATTCACAG GGAAAAAGCTGGATTTGTCTgataagaaaatgaaaaccaaaCTTAAACGGAAGTTAGATAAAttggagaagaagaaactaaaaagaaaaaataacaagatgAGGTCCAAAATTGCTAAACTTGCACAAGCCACCAAGGCAGCATCTGTTTCATCAACCTCTGCACTTACAGAGTCTGTCAAAACAGAAATTCCTGAGCCAACAGTAACAAGTAGACCGCCAAAGCCAATTTTCAACAGTGAAGGCCGCATGGTTTTCAGCAAATTTGATTTTGGCGAGCTGTCTACCCCCTCACCTATTCTGAAAAAGACAACTTTAGATCCAAAAGCAGCAatgattaaaataaaaaaagtcaaagaaaaagtgaaattCTTGGAAGCCAAAGGTGAAGTTGAGAAGGCAAGAAGCATTGAAGAGAAACAGGCATGGGAAGGTGCTCTGCAAAGAGCTGAAGGTGTTAAG GTAAAAGACAATGTGGAATTGCTTGCTAAATCAATTAAGAAGCGGGATAAAATCAAATCACAAAGTAAAAAGAAGTGGGCTGAACGCATCGAAGCAcaggaaaagagaaaggacgaccaacagaaaaagagaaaagccaacatcaagaaaaagaaaactgaaaagaaagaacataAACTGAATAAACTAGcgaaaaaaggcaaatttaTCGTATGA